The genomic region ACCAAATTATTACCGCGCACCGGGGTGCCCACGCATGCGCCACTAACCTTAGTCAAGCCCCTGCCATGGGTCAGTGGTGGAGGACCAAGTCTCGTGCTGAGCCCGTGTCTATACGTGTATACAGGGGAGTGCCGAATGCCCCCTCGGTGAGGGTCGACTTCTGGCAAGCCTAACAGTACTTAGTGAGCCCCTGTTGTATACGGACCTGTAGCAAGCGCCTGCTCACAGCCAGCGTTTATCAGGCCCGTGCCCGGTACCTTTCACCTTCCAGACCTGCGATGGCCAGCGGTTGTGCTGAGAGCCGGGTCTCGGCCACCTGCCTGGGGCCAGCACAGCCCTGCAAATGCACGGGGACCTGGTGCTGGTCGCTGCCGCTGTGCTTTCTCCAGCGCCTGGTGCGCGCCGGCCAACCGCTCGACCCGGGAGGGGCCGGCCCCAGCCCAAGCGCTGCGCCCACCGTGGCGGGAGGCATTCCCAAGTGTCCGGCCCCGCTACTAACGGAGCGCTTGCTGTGCCCGGTCTTTACGGGACACCTACCCGGTACCGGCGTTGGTGAACTACAGCCACCCTTCCCTGCCACGCGACAGCTTTACGGCCACCTGCACAGCCCAGTGCCGCTCCCAGGGGTCCCCCTTGCTCACAGCCCTCCTGCACTGGGACCCCCCCGGGAATTAGCAGCACCAGGACAGAGCCGGGGCCTTGCTGAGTGCCGTCTGTGGGGCGCCCGCAGTGTTTTGGTCTGCTGGGAGTGAACGGAGCTGGGAAAACCTCCACATTCCGCATGGTGACTGGGGACACGCTGCCCAGCGGTGGGGAGGCCACACTGGCAGGCCACAGGTGAGGGggcttgggtggggtgggggtggccccCAGCCTCGTCGGTCCCCACCCCGTCCTCTCCCAAGCAGGGACTGTGCTTCAACAGCGCAGGCGTGTCCCACCAGCCCTGAGCCCTGTGTCCGCACAACACGGCATGTGGTCTGCGCTCTGCCTCTTACCCTATGCCTCTTAGCATAGCGATCCAGGGTGCGTGGCCCTGAGGCCTCCGCCCCCGACCCCCAGCGTGGCCCAGGCCAAGCCAGTTCCCTGAGCCCCCGGTCCCCTCCCCCAGTGTGGCCCGGGAGCCGGCGTCTGCGCACCGCCACATGGGTTACTGCCCTCAGTCGGATGCCATCTTCGAGCTGCTGACGGGCCGCCAGCACCTGGAGCTGTTCGCGCGCCTACGCGGTGTTCCCGAGACGCAGGTTGCCCAGGTGACCCCCCACCCCGGGTTCGCAGCCCCACCCTGGCCCTCCTTGGCCAGGCCCAGAGTCCAGGTCCCCTCCCCACCGTAAGGCGCCTGCTGCCCCCCAGCTCCTATACTCTGGAGAGTGGCACCCCGCAGGCTGTGTGCCCTGCTTCCTCTTCCAGCTGACTTTCCCAGCCTGCCCACTCTGGCCTTGACCCCACCTCCCACGGAGGGCTTCTGGTTTCTCTGCCTCTGGGTCAGGTCTGGTCCCTTCGTCCTCCTGGCTCCTCCCCTCTTACTTACCTTCCCCCCACCGTCTGCCAGCGCCTCCCAACGCTCACTGCCCCCTTCCAGTTCAGTGACCCCCCCATGCTCACCGCCCCTGTCCCGAGACCGTCTCCCACTCCGTCTGCCCCACAGACGGCGAGCCTGGGCCTGGAGCGCCTGGGGCTCCTGCAGTCCGCGGACCAACCTGCGGGCACCTACAGTGGAGGCAACAAGAGGAAGCTGGCCACAGCCGTGGCACTGGTGGGGGACCCCGCTGTGGTCTTTTTGGTGCGTGGGGGCgggcctggggcggggcctggggggaGGACTGGGACTCCGCTTATGGCatctccccctgcaccccccaaGGACGAGCCGACCACCGGCATGGACCCCAGCTCTCGGCGCTTTCTCTGGAACAGCCTCCTGGCCGTCGTGCGGGAGGGCCGCTCCGTGGTGCTTACGTCACACAGGTGGGTCCCGCTGGGGACGCTCCAGGCTGAGGGTCAAGATGGTGCAGgcccaggggagggaggtggaccCCGCGGTCAGAGCGCAGGGGCCGGGGAGATGGAGTGGCCTTGACCTTTGCGGGGAGGACGCCGACCACGGTGAGAGCCGACCGCTGGGACAGGGTGGTCTGGGCTGGAGGTGAGGTCCCGGCGGGGGGCGCAGGAGCTGACGGCGCGGGGCTCCTGGCAGCATGGAGGAGTGCGAGGCCCTGTGCACGCGCCTGGCCGTCATGGTGAACGGGCGGTTCCGCTGTCTGGGCAGCACGCAGCACCTCAAGAACAGGTGCGTGGGGCccggcgtggggggtgggggtgcaggcgGGGCCAGAGGAGCCCCCGACACGCGGCCGCGCGAAGCCCACTCGGCCCCCACGGACTGCGGGGGAGACGTGAACCAGGGAGCCCGGCAGGGCCCGCGCAggtgcggggcggggcggggggggtggtggaAGAGGGGGGTGCCAGGGGGCGGGGCCTGTGTGGGCGGGGCCAGGGGAGGAGTCTGTGCCTGGGCGCGgccctgggggggagggggtgcgggccGGGGGTCGGAAGGGGCCTGGGGACCGAGGCCGGTCCGGGGATGGGCGCGTGGCGGCGGCCGGCGGACTCTGAGCGCACGCAGCAGCCGCagacccgccccccaccccaggttcgGAGCCGGCCACACGCTGACCCTGCGGGTGCCCGCCGCCCGGTCCGAGTCGGCGCTGGCCCTCGTGGGGACCGCGTTCCCCGGGGCCGAGCTGCGCGAGGCGCACGGCAGCCGCCTGCGCTTCCAGCTGCCGCCGGGAGGGCGCTGCGCCCTGTCCCGCGTCTTCGGGGAGCTGGCGGCGCGCGGGGCGGAGCACGGCGTGGAGGACTTCTCCGTGAGCCAGACCACCTTAGAGGAGGTAGGAGGTGACCGCGGCGCCTGGATGGAGCTGGGGGGGTGCCGAGGGCCGGGCGCTGGGGCTGACCTCCCCTCCGGCCGCCCGCCCCTAGGTGTTCTTGAACTTCTCCAAGGACCAGGGGAATGAGGAGGACCACAGGCCGGAGGCCGGAGGCCGGAGGGGCCCTGCGCCACGCCCACAGCTTCCCGGACTCATCGCTGGATTCCTGGAGGACCCCAGCATGGCCGAGTCGGTCCTCTGAGCCCCCCTCATGGGAGGGGTCTGCGGGAGATGCTGGGAGGGCCGGGGTTTGGGGCGGGGACCCAGGCCCTCAGAGGACCCACTGCCCTGggggaaataaagagaatttgtGGCGTGAAACTGTGTCTGGGTGTCAGGCTGCAGGTGTCCCCAGCGGCGGCCCTCCTCCCGCCTCTggacacccccccgcccccgagggTGTGCACCCGAGTCTGGCCAGACCCCCAGCTCAGGTGAAAGCCTGTCTCAGGCTGGGCaccggggagggggggggtgtCTCACATGCATTCAGGGACTCCCTAAAAGCCTGGACGCCCACGTGGGTCTGGTGGCTCAGGGTGGTACCTAGGAGTGCCCGGTCATGAAGTGGGCATGAGGTCAAGGCTTGGGAATATTGGGCGGCTTGGAGGGGCCCAGCGCGGGTggcccagcctccagcctcccgACCAGGCCAGAAGACCgccccccagccctcacccccaaAGCCAGGCCCCAGAACAGTGAGTGGTGGGCAAAGGGCCCTCAAGGAGCTTCTCGGCTGCATCTGGGTGGCCCCGGGCCTAGAGAGCCAGCTGCGGGCCCCCGGGGCGGTGGTCTACGGACCCTGTGCCCTGGAGAGCTGCCCCTCCCAGCAGAGGTCAGTGGGGGGCTGTGTTAGGGAGGGTAGAGGGTTGGggtttggggatgggggtgggactCCAGAGGTGAGCAGAAGAatgggggagagcaggctctgACCAAGAGAGGAGGagattgtggggggaggggagccgcAGGtcgggggggggagtgggggggaccACCGCAGGTGGGGGGTCCCTGAGCACCCTGGGGCTGGCTCTTGCTGTTGAGTGGTGGCCGCAGGCATGATTCCCACAGTGCCTTGTCAGTGCTGCTGCCTGGCATGCCTGGGGTCTGGTCCCTGGACTGGGGGGGTCAGGGCTGGGGGGCGGTGGCCAGCTGTCCCCTGTGCCACCAGCTTGCCAGAGGTGGGGGACGGAGGGGGCTAGATAGCAGGTGTCCATGCCATGCCCAAGGTCTGAGAGAGCAGCTCTGGCTTGTCCTTTCCGTGGGCGAGCTTCCTGATGTCTGCACACCTGTCCGGGTCCCTACAGGTCATCACGCACTTGGTGGCACCTGGGCATGTCTGACAGAGGGTCTGTACCCCTGCAGTCTCCCCCGTGTGCCCCCTCCCGCCCATGCGCCTGGGAGCCAGGGCCAGCACCTGCACAGAGCTCCTGAGAGccgaagctgggggtggggccctgGTGGTTCCCCACCCAGATGGGACCCCACCTTCAAGCCCGCTGTGTGGAGGGGCAGACGGAGGCCTGGGAGGGTTGGGGGCAGGTCTGCGTCACTAGTCGCCGGCACAGCCTCCCTCCGGAGGCCTTTTCCTGTGGGGGGGAGGGCCCGCCAATGAGGGCCGGGCCTGTCACGTGGGCCtgacagctggggagggggtggccggCGACAATGTGGACCTGAGGCAGCCACTGTTGAGAGCCACAGGCTTGAGACCCCCAGCCTGCCGGACCCCAGCCTGCCCGTCGCAGGCCACCAGCCCGGGGCCCCACCATGTTCTCCAGGAAGAAGCGGGAGCTCATGAAAACCCCTTCCATCTCAAAAAAGAACCGGGCGGGAAGCCCCAGCCCACAGCCCTTGGGGGTGAGTGAGCCTCTCCGTGGACTGCAGAGCGGGCGGGACCTTAGGGGCCCAGGGCCGGGCGGCTCCATGCTGGGCCGGCGACGGGGGGCTCCCACCAGCTACAGCCCCTACCGGGCTGGACAGCACGGGCCACGCAGGACAGGTTGGGACCCTGGCGTTCAGCTCACGGTAGGAGCCCTTTGGGCTGCCCACCGCACCCCTCCGCCTGGATCAGGGCTGGCTGTGGGGCtgaggggggaggtgggagggggctggggagggggcggccgtGGGTCTGGGACCACAGGGTGGTGGTCAGGGAGTCTGGGGGCAGCGGCGCGTTCTGAGGTGAGAGCTAGAGCGTGGCCATGGGGCCAAGGTCTCTAGGGCTGCTGGGCACGAAATAGGCGCCTTGGGTGGAGGGCCTGGGGGGCCTCTCTGGGGTCTGGCGGGCTACAATGTTAGGGGCTATCTACCTGGGGGCTATAAGCCTGGGGGCCTCTGTGGAACTTGGGGGTCCACAGGACTCTTAGGCATACAGGAATCGACAAAGGTGTCTTCAGCAGGGATTCAGGGTGTCTGCGGCAGCCTGGAGGGGGCTGCAGAGGCTGAGGACCCCCTTTGGACCGCCCTACTCCACCAGGAAGtggggtgcccctcccccaccctcacagGCCCCACCCCTGGCTGTGGTTTGGGCAGAGACCGTTGTTTGTGAAAGCTGGGGGAAGAGGATGTTGGGTAACAGGTGTGGGCGGGGCAGGGCACCAAATCTCGGCCCTCCGACCTCTGGCCTTTGATCCTCATGGGGTCAGGCCGGAGACCCTCCAGAGTCCCCACTTCAtttttggggaaactgaggcagtgcCTGGGCTGGAACCCCTGGTCACCAGCTTGCCCCACCCTCCCAGGAGCTGCCCAGGAAAGACGGGCCTGACACAGTGTCCCTTGGACCCAGCCTGGAGCCGCCAAGTGCAGCCTCGAACGCCAAGGCCACGGGCACCCTCAAACGACCCACCAGCCTGAGTCGCCATGCCAGCGCTGCTGGCTTCCCGCTGCCTGGCGCCAGCTCCTGGACGCTGGGTCGGGGCCACCGCAGCCCACTGGCCGCAGCCGGCCCCGCCGAGCCTCCCGTCGAGGGTCCCTGCCCTGACACTGGCGAGATCTCTCACCTGCTGGCCGACGTGGGCCGCTTTGCCAAGGCTCTTGAGAAGCTCAAGGAGTGTGTCCTGAGGGACGGTGAGCGGCCGCAGGGGCACTGAGGCCTGGGCGGAAGGCGGAGCTGGACACAGATACCTCAAAGCCTGCGGGCTCCGGGCggggtggagagaggagggcCAGTCTCCGAAGGCTCTGCATTGCCACCGGGGCCCTGAGGGATGCGTAGGAGTCCGGAGGCCACAGGCAGAGAAAGGCTTGGAGGCGGAGGGACCATCCCCTGGACAGGCTCGGGAACCCAAAATGGAGATGCCTTCGGGGGAACAAGCTTTGGGGCGCCGCTGGCGTAGGAAGTGCATGAGGCTGGAGGCGTGGAGAAGAGCAGCTACTCTTCTCCCGCGGGCCGCGGGTAGCCACAGAGAATGCTAGAGCAGAGGTGGGGCGGGTTGGAGCCATGGGGCCTGGCTGGAGAGGGCTCCTGCAGGGGCAAGGGGCGGGACTGGCACGGGAGCCGCAGGCCTGAGCTGTCTGCTGGGATGCGGTTCCGTTTTCTCCTCCATGTGGCGCTGACAGCCCAGCTTCCTGCCGAGTTATTTTCATCTGCTTCCTGTTTGTCCCTGGCACCTCGTGGCTGCAGCCCGCTCCTCCCCGAGAAACCGCACGGCCGGGACCAGGCCTGGCGCTGACCCGCTCCTGCTCCCCCCGGGCCCCGCTCTGTGGATCTGCAAACTGAGGCCTCCGTGGGGCCCTGACCCCTGGCTCTCCTGGCCCGACGAGGGGCCAGAGCTGGGGTCTGACTTCAGCCTCCTCATGGCCTCTCCAGAGGCCTGGCCCtgctgggtgggaggtgggagcccCCAGGGTTATCTGGTGGGGCGGGGGCCAGAGCGGCTTCCTGGGGAAACTCTCTAATCTCAGTTCCTTTCCGATCCCTGCGCTTCCTTGGAGGCCAGGACTGGGCGGGGCTGCGCCCGAGGGCGAAGTGCCGGAGGCTGGGCCGGGCCGCCGGCCCCTTCCACCCGCTTGGGGCCGCCTGGAGAGGCTGTGGGCTGAGTCCCGCGCTTCTAACCCTGGGCTCAGGTGTCTCATCTGTGCAGTGGGGCCCCCATGGGGCCTGTGGGGTGGCTGGCTGTGGCCGAGGATCTCAGCACACTGTGACGGTGACAGAACGGGGAGTCCCCAGGTCAGGGACAGTGCAGGGCCCACCCACCCGGCTGGGAGCaccggggctggggcgggggcagggaaggggcgtGGCCCCGCCTTCCCTGGATCCTGCAGGAGCCTGAGGGGCTAGAGCTCCCCCtggtctcccccccccccgccccgcgtgGGGACCTTCAGTGGGGGTCGTGGGTGCCAGAAAGGACAGCACCGTCCATCCGGCATGGTGTGGAGGGGACGCGGGTGTCGGGGCTGCCCTCCCAGCGGGCCGCCAGGCCTCCTGGGTCCCTGTCTGCAGTCCACACATTCCTGTGGTTTTGCTCCTACCAAGCGGCCGTGTTTTGTGCACAGGGCTTTGCCTGCACACACCGCTTTTTTCTCATGAAGACGGTctacagggaagggagggggcgggCTGGCTCACTCCGTGGAGTGTGCAAGTCCAGATCCCCGTGTTGTGAGTGACTGCTCGTGGAGGCTGTCTAAGGTCGCATTCCGAGACACAGATCTGACCCTGACGCCATTTGACTCTAGCACCTTCTGTGACTCCCCACTGCCCTCAAGACGAAGCCAAGCAGGGCCTTCCTGTCTGGGCTTCTCACGCCTTCGAAGCCGGCGTGCGTGGAAAAGCTTCATCTTTGAGAAACGACTTcccttttctgtgcctcagtttccccatctgcaaaatgagggaGGAATAGATAATGGCTGGAGGGCCGGACAGAACCTTGAGCCGCCCTGAGAGGCTGTGGCAGGAAAGTGGCCTggggggctgcctggaggaggtgggtaCCGGGGCTGCAACTTGAAGGTCAAGCAGGAGCTTGCTCTCTGGGAGGACATGAAAAGTGTCCTGAGCACAGGGACTGCCGAAACCACGGTCTGCCCCTCACGGACTGGCCAGCAGCCCAGAGAGGCCCGGAGTGGGCTTTGGGCAGCCGCCGTCTCCCGTCTGGGGTCAGGAGCTCTGAGGCAGCGGCAAGCCGGCTTTCCCGGGGGGGCCAGGCGTGCGCCCCCGCTCACACCAGCTCTGCCCCACAGACCTCCTGGAGGCCCGCCGGCCCCTGGCCCACGAGTACCTGGGCGACGCCCTTCGTGTGATGCGCCAGATCATTTCCAGGTACCCGCTGCTGAACACCGTGGAGTCACTGACTGCCGCCGGCACCCTCATTGCCAAGATCAGAGGTCagccagccccaggcagggcagggagggctctgggggcacttgggagggcttcctggaggaagggacatTTGAAGTGTGTTTTGAAGGGTGCGTGGCAGTTTGACAGGCACGGTTGCTCTCGTGCTGCCCCTGGGCCAAGGGCTGCCTTCCGCCAGTCGTAGGCAGGGGTGGGTGCGTCCGGGCCTGGGCCAGCCACCCTCACCCTTGTCTCTGCCCACCAGCCTTCCATTATGAGAGCAACCAGGAGTGCGACAAGGAGGAGTTTGAGAAGGCCCTGGAGACCATCGCTCTCTCCTTCAGTAACACGTGAGTGCCGCGGGGCCTGTGGAGCGGGACTGGGTGCGTGGGGCCGCTGGTCTCTGGGTGCtgaccctgccctgccctgcagcGTGTCTGAGTTCCTCATGGGGGAAGCGGACAGCAGCACTCTCCTGTCAGTGCCCCCTGGGGACCCCATCCAGGTGAGCAGGGGCGACCTGGATGCTGCATGGGGCCTggccggtgggggggggcacTCCTGTGTTCTCcgcccagggtgggggtggggcagtggctGTCTCCTCTGTCCAGGGTCAGTGGGGGGCAGTGGCTGTCTCCCCTGTCTAGGGTGGGGGGGCCAGTGGCTGTCTCCTGCGGGGGGTGcgtgggacagagccctgcccGGGGCCCGCCCACGGTGTCCCTCCTTCGCAGACCATGGAGAACCTGTACAGCCCCGGCAGCGAGGGCACCGCCCCCAGCGCGGACGACTGCGAAGCCAGTGAGCATCCTTCGAGGGGCCAATGGGCAGGCGCCCGCATGTCGGGCCGAGGGCGGGCGGGAGGGCTGGGGGCGCCGGGCTGCGCTCAGCAGGTGCCCCGCAGGCTGCCTGGCCCCGGAGGAGGTGGACATGCTGCTGCAGCGCTGCGAGGGGGGCGTGGACGCCGCGCTGCACTACGCCAAGAACATGGCCAAGTACATGAAGGACCTCATTGGCTACGTGGAAAAGCGGACGGCGCTGGGTAGGCGCGGCGGGCGGGCTGCGGTGGGGGCCGACCCcgcggccccgcggccccgcgctCACTCCGCTCCCCCCGCAGAGATGGACTTCGCCAAAGGCGTGCAGAAGATCGTGCACAACTGCAGGCAGAGTTTCATGCAGCAGGTGCGGTCCCCGGCCGCGGGGGTGTctcagccccgcccccccccccccgggcggCCAGAGGGGTGGGGTCTCCCAGCGGCTCCGGCTCCGAGGGTGCAGACCCCGGCGGAGGAGGCCGGGGAGGCGGGGCCGGGAGGCTGCATAGCCCCGCCCCCGtgacctctgccctcccctcccagccGCACATGCCGCTCCTGTCCATCTACTCCCTGGCCCTGGAGCAGGACCTGGAGTTCGGCCACAGCATGGCGCAGGCGGTGGGCACGCTGCAGAGCCAGACCCTCACGCAGGTGCacgggcgggcgggggggggggtggtgcgggtggggggggctgtgccagggcctccccctgctcacggCCTGTCCCCGCAGCCCCTGAACCTCAGGCGGCTGGAGCACGAGAAGCGCAGGAAGGAGATCAAGGAGTCGTGGCACCGCGCCCAGAGGAAGCTGGtacgcggggggtgggggtgggatgggggatgggggggctgGCGCTGGGGTCTCCTGCCCCCGCTGGGGGCTGACCCTAACCCTCGGACGCCAGGCCCGCCACCCCCGGCTGTGCGGGCAGGAGGGGGAAGACCTGCATgggcgggggcgggcaggggaCCGAGGCGCCCCAGGTCTAGGGCAAGTCTCTTCCCCGTGGTTGGGTCAGACGTTTCCGAAGCTACTGGCATCTCGCAGCTCGCTGACAGGGCCCGcagctcccacccccagctccttccGGCGCTGCCAGCAAACGGCCTCCCCTTCTGGGCCCTCCGCAAGGGCTCACTCTCGGGCTCTGGGCCTTTTTCCACCGCACTCCCCCCCCACCAGCTGCACCCTCGTCCCTGTCACCTGTCACGGCTGTGGAGGCCGCTTGGCTCCTTTCCCTAGGTCCCCCCGGCGGGCCGTCTGGGCACTGCGGGGGCTCTTGGCGTTCCAGGTTGTAGGGCCGAGACCTCCGAGACCTCCAGGGCCGCTCTGCGGGCCTGCAGCCGGGCCGGTGTGTCCCGCGGGCGCCCAGAGCGGGCGCCGGGGAGGGTGTGCGCAGCGAGCCTGTCTTCCTGCCGGCCCTCTCTTCCGAAATTGCTCACTTTGGACAAAGGCCCAGTTCTTCTTGATTTGCCGGAGCTCTTGCCATATTAGAGGACTCAGCCCTCGCTGGTGTGAGCTACAGACCCCCCACCTGCTTTGCTGTCCCGACGGGATTTTACCTGTTTCTCTGGGCAGAAGACTGAGTGTCAGCACTTGTCTTTCCTCACGTGGTTCCTGGGTTCCGTGTTGCGCGTGGAGGGTCGTCCTCAGGACTTCGCGTGGGTGCTGCTGGCGTTCGCGTGGCGGGCTCTGATGCTGCAGGCTGCGCAGTGTGGCCCCCAGAAGGCCACCCGAGCGCTCTTCCTGCCAACCCGAGGGTGCCTGGCTTCCTGCCGGGCCGGCCTCGCTGTTCTCCTGTGCATGAGGGGAAGTGAGAGACGGGGGCGCCCGCCACTCTGACGGGGCCTCAGCGGTCGCAGAGCTCGCGTCCCGGCTTTGGGGGCTGAACGGGTCCTCCCAGGGACCCGTTGCAGGCGTCCCCTCCGGTTCTCCTGCCGTCCGCTCTGGGGCAGGGCCTCGGTCGGTGCGGCCGTGCCGCGGGCTGTGGGCACGTCGGGGGGCTTAGGGGGCCGGTCGGGGAGAGAAGCCGGGGGACCGGGCCCAGCTGGAGGACGGCTCTGGACGGCGCCCTCGCCCCCACACCCACAGCAAGAGGCGGAGTCAAACCTGCGCAAGGCCAAGCAGGGCTACACACAGCGCTGCGAGGACCACGGCAAGGCCCACTTCCTGGCGGTCAAGGCCGAGGAGGAGCAGGCCGTCACCGGGCCCGGGGCCGCCGCCTCCAAGACCCTGGACAAGCGGCGgcgcctggaggaggaggctaAGAACAAGGTGAGCGCGGACGGGCAGCGGGCAGCGGGGGCCGATCCCGCGGGCGCAGCTCCCGACAGGGGCGGGGGCACCCCGCAGGAGCGCCGACCCGCCCTTCTCTGCTCCCGGGGCGTCCAAGGTCTGAACCCGGCTGAGGGCTGTGTGCGCGCCCCCCGGCCCCCATCCAGGCCGAGGAAGCCATGGCCACCTACCGGACGTGTGTGGCCGATGCCAAGACGCAGAAGCAGGAGCTGGAGGACACCAAGGTGACGGTGCTGCGGCAGATCCAGGAGGTCATCCGCCAGAGTGACCAGACCATCAAGTCGGTGCGCACCGTGTCCCGCGCTCCAGCCGGCGTTGGGGGGGTCGGAGGCGCAGCCAGTGGGGCTCACGCCGGCACCCCGTCGCCCGCAGGCCACCATCTCCTACTACCAGATGCTGCACATGCAGACGGCCTCGCTGCCCGTGCACTTCCAGATGCTGTGCGAGAGCAGCAAGCTGTACGACCCGGGGCAGCAGTACGCCTCCTACGTGGGCCAGCTGCAGCGGGACGAGGAGCCCGACGTGCGCTACGACTTCGAGCCCCACGTCTCCGCCAATGCCTGGTACAGCCGCCTGCACGCACCTGGGGCCGCGGGACTCCCCCCACACTGAGATGGGGCTGGGTGCGCTGACGCTCCCGGGGTCCCTGTCCTGTCCCCCTAGGTCCCCGGTCATGCGCACCCGTAAGGGGAGCCTTGCCAGTGATGCCACGGGGGCAGAGGCCACCGGCAGCCCTGAGGAGGAAGGTGGATCCGGCAATGGCACACCTGCCAAGGAACACAGGGGTGAGGGCCCGGTGGGGGTGGCGAGTGGGCGCGGCCTCTCTAGAGCCCCTCAGTCCCCGCTGAACACCCCTCCTGCAGGTGGGCGTGGACACCAGGTGCACAAGTCGTGGCCCACCACCGTGTCAGACTCAGAGGGCAGCCTGGACCCCAGCCCTGGCTCAGGTGAGGGGGCATGGCTACCTGGAGGCTGGCCTGGGTGTGGGGCGGCGGACTCATCGTGCGGGCAGAGCCGTGAGCTGGCTCTGGGGAGGGTCCGGCTGACCCGTGCCCGGCACCTGTGGGCCTGGGCTGCCTGACGCCCGTTTCCTGCTCAGGGGACTTTAAGAAGTTGGAGCGGATGTCGTCCAGCGGCACCATGTCGTCCAGCGAGGAGCTGGTGGACCAGGAGGGCAGCGCAGGGCCGTCAGCCtttgagc from Mustela erminea isolate mMusErm1 chromosome 1, mMusErm1.Pri, whole genome shotgun sequence harbors:
- the ARHGAP45 gene encoding rho GTPase-activating protein 45 isoform X6 → MRQIISRYPLLNTVESLTAAGTLIAKIRAFHYESNQECDKEEFEKALETIALSFSNTVSEFLMGEADSSTLLSVPPGDPIQTMENLYSPGSEGTAPSADDCEASCLAPEEVDMLLQRCEGGVDAALHYAKNMAKYMKDLIGYVEKRTALEMDFAKGVQKIVHNCRQSFMQQPHMPLLSIYSLALEQDLEFGHSMAQAVGTLQSQTLTQPLNLRRLEHEKRRKEIKESWHRAQRKLQEAESNLRKAKQGYTQRCEDHGKAHFLAVKAEEEQAVTGPGAAASKTLDKRRRLEEEAKNKAEEAMATYRTCVADAKTQKQELEDTKVTVLRQIQEVIRQSDQTIKSATISYYQMLHMQTASLPVHFQMLCESSKLYDPGQQYASYVGQLQRDEEPDVRYDFEPHVSANAWSPVMRTRKGSLASDATGAEATGSPEEEGGSGNGTPAKEHRGEGPVGVASGRGLSRAPQSPLNTPPAGGRGHQVHKSWPTTVSDSEGSLDPSPGSGDFKKLERMSSSGTMSSSEELVDQEGSAGPSAFEQADLNGMAPELPVAVPSGPFRNVGLSKAARTHRLRKLRTPAKCRECNSYVYFQGAECEECCLACHKKCLDTLAIQCGHKKLQGRLQLFGQDFSKAARGAPDGIPFIVKKCVCEIEQRALHTKGIYRLNGVKTRVEKLCQAFETGQELVELSQASPHDISNVLKLYLRQLPEPILSFRLYHELVGLAKDSLKAEAEAKVASRGRADPAETEAAAVAMAGRLRELLQDLPPENRATLTYLLRHLRRIVAVEQDNKMTPGNLGIVFGPTLLRPRPTEATVSLSSLVDYPHQARIVETLITHYGLIFEEEPEEVPGGQLKDSSDAAQAEAEVQAPYPEGSVGATVPLQEVADGGPESRVASNDSDSEVEEASELLSPADRGHRLSFQEKQGSEASTEVAQGSRSGSEEQLGAGARHSDGGGLAQQLAEFNANQCNNVAKVPLPAMGLRGARLEAGTGPGRQPECV
- the ARHGAP45 gene encoding rho GTPase-activating protein 45 isoform X4; translation: MLGRRRGAPTSYSPYRAGQHGPRRTGWDPGVQLTELPRKDGPDTVSLGPSLEPPSAASNAKATGTLKRPTSLSRHASAAGFPLPGASSWTLGRGHRSPLAAAGPAEPPVEGPCPDTGEISHLLADVGRFAKALEKLKECVLRDDLLEARRPLAHEYLGDALRVMRQIISRYPLLNTVESLTAAGTLIAKIRAFHYESNQECDKEEFEKALETIALSFSNTVSEFLMGEADSSTLLSVPPGDPIQTMENLYSPGSEGTAPSADDCEASCLAPEEVDMLLQRCEGGVDAALHYAKNMAKYMKDLIGYVEKRTALEMDFAKGVQKIVHNCRQSFMQQPHMPLLSIYSLALEQDLEFGHSMAQAVGTLQSQTLTQPLNLRRLEHEKRRKEIKESWHRAQRKLQEAESNLRKAKQGYTQRCEDHGKAHFLAVKAEEEQAVTGPGAAASKTLDKRRRLEEEAKNKAEEAMATYRTCVADAKTQKQELEDTKVTVLRQIQEVIRQSDQTIKSATISYYQMLHMQTASLPVHFQMLCESSKLYDPGQQYASYVGQLQRDEEPDVRYDFEPHVSANAWSPVMRTRKGSLASDATGAEATGSPEEEGGSGNGTPAKEHRGGRGHQVHKSWPTTVSDSEGSLDPSPGSGDFKKLERMSSSGTMSSSEELVDQEGSAGPSAFEQADLNGMAPELPVAVPSGPFRNVGLSKAARTHRLRKLRTPAKCRECNSYVYFQGAECEECCLACHKKCLDTLAIQCGHKKLQGRLQLFGQDFSKAARGAPDGIPFIVKKCVCEIEQRALHTKGIYRLNGVKTRVEKLCQAFETGQELVELSQASPHDISNVLKLYLRQLPEPILSFRLYHELVGLAKDSLKAEAEAKVASRGRADPAETEAAAVAMAGRLRELLQDLPPENRATLTYLLRHLRRIVAVEQDNKMTPGNLGIVFGPTLLRPRPTEATVSLSSLVDYPHQARIVETLITHYGLIFEEEPEEVPGGQLKDSSDAAQAEAEVQAPYPEGSVGATVPLQEVADGGPESRVASNDSDSEVEEASELLSPADRGHRLSFQEKQGSEASTEVAQGSRSGSEEQLGAGARHSDGGGLAQQLAEFNANQCNNVAKVPLPAMGLRGARLEAGTGPGRQPECV